One window of the Natronomonas marina genome contains the following:
- a CDS encoding Zn-ribbon domain-containing OB-fold protein: MPESESYKKEYSWNLDFAVNLGDVHRRFFEGLEEKQMVGNECPECGNVFIPPQPHCDECLVETTGWRETDGHGVIDSYVVTYFKFRNMPDPPYVTAAIRVGESETSMLHFVGGIDYDDGEELMEKVETGMDVAPVWSDDRDGSIEDIEYFEPVE, encoded by the coding sequence ATGCCAGAGTCCGAGTCATACAAGAAGGAGTACAGTTGGAACCTCGATTTCGCGGTGAACTTGGGTGATGTCCACCGACGATTCTTCGAGGGGCTCGAGGAGAAACAGATGGTCGGCAACGAGTGTCCCGAGTGTGGAAACGTCTTCATTCCGCCGCAGCCCCACTGCGACGAGTGCCTCGTCGAGACGACCGGCTGGCGGGAGACCGACGGCCACGGTGTCATCGACAGCTACGTCGTGACGTACTTCAAGTTCCGCAACATGCCCGACCCGCCGTACGTGACTGCCGCGATCCGCGTCGGCGAGTCCGAGACGAGTATGCTACACTTCGTCGGTGGCATCGACTACGACGACGGCGAGGAACTCATGGAGAAGGTCGAAACCGGGATGGACGTCGCACCCGTCTGGAGCGACGACCGCGACGGTTCGATCGAGGACATCGAGTACTTCGAACCGGTCGAGTAA